A genome region from Gymnogyps californianus isolate 813 chromosome 4, ASM1813914v2, whole genome shotgun sequence includes the following:
- the NMU gene encoding neuromedin-U encodes MGNLCHQQPPAATPQRSLRKAGDGAALPGSPLLLLFLLLASSMSACKGAPMPSQGLEADEDLHLWKEIDDACSAYLSRDSQPLVSQTEASSALEELCFLVMGFLQKPQGLDEKDNTKRFLFHYSKTHDSGNSDIMSSVLHPLLQLVPQLNERRLKRYKVDEELQGPGEIQSRGYFFYRPRNGKRSVDFR; translated from the exons ATGGGAAACCTCTGCCACCAGCAGCCCCCCGCAGCCACCCCCCAGCGCAGCCTGAGGAAGGCAGGGGACGGCGCGGCGCTGCCGGGGTCCccgctgctcctcctcttcctcctcctcgcctcCTCGATGTCTGCTTGCAAAG GTGCACCGATGCCATCCCAAGGACTCGAGGCAGATGAGGATTTGCATCTGTGGAAAGAG ATAGACGATGCATGTTCTGCCTACCTGTCCAGAGATTCTCAGCCTCTGGTGAGTCAGACAGAG GCATCCAGTGCACTTGAAGAACTTTGTTTTTTGGTCATGGGATTTCTCCAGAAACCACAG GGTTTAGATGAAAAAGACAACACCAAAAGG TTCTTATTTCATTATTCTAAGACTCATGACTCAGGCAACTCAGACATCATG TCGTCTGTCCTGCATCCTTTGCTGCAACTCGTTCCCCAGCTTAATGAGAGAAGACTGAAGAGATACAAAGTGGAC gaagaactTCAAGGACCTGGGGAGATTCAAAGCAGAGGCTACTTTTTCTACAGG CCACGCAATGGAAAGAGATCAGTGGATTTTCGCTAA